A genomic region of Alnus glutinosa chromosome 11, dhAlnGlut1.1, whole genome shotgun sequence contains the following coding sequences:
- the LOC133882263 gene encoding CASP-like protein 5C1, protein MDEVPGSVGTSASFSLRLGQTIFSSASLLFMSLGVEFYSYTAFCYLVTIMGLVIPWSFTLALVDGYSVLVKCPIRQPGIVLIIVIGDWVLSILTLGAACSTASVVDLLLNSNGSNCPPKLCSRYQISAVMAILSWFLSLASCLFNLWLLPSL, encoded by the exons ATGGATGAGGTTCCTGGCTCAGTGGGGACTAGCGCCAGCTTCTCTTTGAGATTGGGGCAGACCATCTTTTCCTCTGCCTCTCTTCTTTTCATGTCTTTGGGTGTTGAGTTCTACAGCTACACTGCTTTCTG TTACTTGGTGACAATCATGGGTTTGGTTATACCTTGGAGTTTCACTTTGGCCCTGGTAGATGGATACTCTGTTCTGGTAAAATGCCCTATTCGGCAGCCGGGAATAGTGCTAATCATTGTTATTGGAGATTGG GTATTGTCCATTCTCACGCTTGGTGCAGCTTGCTCAACAGCTAGTGTTGTGGACCTTTTGCTCAACTCTAATGGGTCAAATTGCCCTCCGAAGCTTTGCAGCAGATATCAGATATCAGCTGTCATGGCTATCTTGTCATGGTTTCTGTCCTTGGCTTCATGTCTCTTCAATCTTTGGTTACTTCCCTCCTTGTGA
- the LOC133881694 gene encoding plastid division protein PDV2 isoform X1, with protein MEDGGIGLVLARATELRLKISNCIHKATPTTPSNGPEQEYDDKEQEEEDDEEMERLLNICDALESLENQLSSLQTLQQQQRYEREVALTEIENSRKMLLDKLKEYKGEDLEVIHEASAFACETVEPNNDLLLPPYPSRPPKSLCLENGYLPQFAKSLRNGKITSDPTNEVKKNVSESARSQTQTGSQDSRKGLGFFVGAAGKTVLTLVGVVTVLSMSGFGPNFAKKDSIFKVLGLFQQPAAEKRRSNIQCPPGKVLVVENGEARCLVKERVEVPFSSVAAKPDVNYGCG; from the exons ATGGAAGATGGGGGAATTGGGTTAGTGCTGGCGAGAGCCACAGAGCTCCGATTGAAAATCAGCAACTGCATCCACAAGGCGACCCCCACTACTCCTAGCAATGGCCCGGAACAAGAGTACGACGACaaagagcaagaagaagaagatgatgaagaaatgGAGAGGCTTTTAAACATTTGCGATGCCCTCGAATCCCTCGAGAACCAGCTCTCTTCCTTGCAG ACTTTGCAGCAGCAACAACGATATGAAAGAGAAGTGGCCCTTACTGAGATTGAAAACAGCCGTAAGATGTTACTTGATAAGCTCAAGGAGTACAAAGGGGAGGATTTGGAAGTTATACATGAAGCTTCTGCTTTTGCTTGTGAAACAGTAGAGCCCAACAATGATCTGCTGCTGCCTCCATATCCAAGCCGGCCTCCAAAGTCTCTTTGTCTAGAGAATGGCTATCTGCCACAGTTCGCTAAGTCTTTACGAAATGGAAAAATCACCAGTGATCCAACAAATGAAGTGAAGAAGAATGTCAGCGAGTCAGCAAGAAGTCAAACCCAGACTGGGTCACAAGATTCAAGAAAAGGGTTGGGATTTTTTGTAGGTGCAGCAGGCAAGACAGTGCTCACTCTTGTTGGTGTGGTGACTGTATTAAGCATGTCTGGGTTCGGACCTAATTTTGCAAAAAAAGATTCCATTTTCAAGGTTTTGGGCTTGTTTCAGCAACCAGCAGCTGAGAAAAGGAGATCTAATATTCAATGCCCTCCTGGGAAAGTCCTAGTGGTGGAAAACGGAGAAGCTCGGTGTCTTGTGAAAGAGAGAGTTGAAGTACCATTCTCATCAGTTGCTGCAAAACCAGATGTAAACTACGGGtgtggttag
- the LOC133880895 gene encoding pentatricopeptide repeat-containing protein At2g15980, with product MCSMAIPVLKRLLFSTPKHKPLSLLSFASSSIPPYDQSETLISTVVSILTQLRSKSRWNHLHSLYPDGFHPNDFSQITLRLKNNPHLALRFFLWTQRKSLCTHNLLTHCTMVHILARARLKDQAQSLIRTAIRVSEEDSLVSKPLKVFESLVKTYRPCGSAPFVFDLLIEACLETKTIDSAIEIVRMLRSRGISPKVGTLNSLVSWVLRCRGGCGGYEVYREVFGLEREEVEDNTKRGFRVRPNVHSFNALMLGFYQDGLVEKVEMVWNEMVGFDCVPNGYSYSLLMAAYCEEGRMEEAEELWEEMRVKQVEGDVLGYNTMIGGFCKIGEMEKAEEFSREMGLNGVESSCVTYEYLVDGYCSVGDVDSALFVYKDMCRKGFRPEASTLDGLIGGLCGKGKVYEALEILRGGVENFGVVPKGKSYEALIKGLCKEGRMEEALKLQAEMVGKGFAPNLEIYGAFIDGYIEQGNEEVAEVLRKEMSETQMQEKEK from the coding sequence ATGTGTTCAATGGCCATTCCAGTCCTGAAACGCCTTCTCTTCTCAACCCCCAAACACAAACCCCTCTCCCTTCTCTCCTTCGCCTCCTCTTCCATCCCACCGTACGATCAATCCGAAACACTAATCTCAACCGTCGTTTCGAtcctcacccagctccgctccAAGTCCCGGTGGAACCACCTCCACTCTCTCTACCCTGATGGCTTCCACCCCAACGACTTTTCCCAGATTACCCTCCGCCTCAAGAACAATCCCCACCTTGCCCTCCGCTTCTTCCTCTGGACCCAGCGCAAGTCCCTCTGCACCCACAACCTCCTCACCCACTGCACCATGGTCCACATCCTGGCCCGGGCCCGCCTCAAGGACCAAGCCCAATCCCTCATTCGGACCGCCATTCGCGTCTCCGAGGAAGATAGCCTCGTGTCGAAGCCGTTGAAGGTGTTCGAGAGCCTTGTCAAGACGTATAGGCCATGTGGTTCTGCACCGTTTGTGTTTGATTTGTTGATTGAAGCTTGTTTGGAGACCAAGACGATCGATTCGGCCATTGAGATTGTGAGGATGTTGAGGTCTCGTGGGATCAGCCCCAAAGTTGGCACCTTGAATTCTTTGGTTTCATGGGTTTTGAGGTGTCGAGGGGGGTGTGGCGGGTACGAGGTTTATAGGGAGGTTTTTGGATTGGAGCGTGAAGAAGTTGAGGACAATACGAAAAGGGGCTTTAGAGTTAGGCCTAATGTGCATAGTTTTAATGCGTTAATGCTGGGATTTTATCAGGATGGTTTGGTTGAGAAGGTGGAGATGGTTTGGAATGAAATGGTGGGGTTTGATTGCGTTCCAAATGGTTATAGTTATAGCCTTTTGATGGCTGCGTATTGCGAGGAAGGGAGGATGGAAGAGGCTGAGGAATTGTGGGAGGAGATGAGAGTTAAGCAAGTGGAGGGTGATGTCCTGGGCTACAACACCATGATTGGTGGGTTTTGCAAGATTGGAGAGATGGAGAAAGCTGAGGAATTTTCTAGAGAAATGGGGTTGAATGGGGTGGAAAGTAGTTGTGTCACTTATGAGTATCTTGTCGACGGATATTGTAGTGTTGGGGATGTTGATTCAGCGTTGTTTGTGTATAAGGATATGTGTAGAAAGGGTTTTAGGCCGGAGGCTTCCACACTGGATGGTCTGATTGGAGGACTTTGTGGTAAGGGTAAGGTTTATGAGGCTTTGGAGATTCTGAGGGGTGGAGTAGAGAATTTTGGTGTGGTGCCAAAGGGGAAGAGTTATGAGGCTTTGATTAAGGGGTTATGTAAGGAGGGGAGGATGGAAGAAGCATTAAAGCTACAGGCTGAGATGGTGGGGAAAGGGTTTGCTCCAAATTTGGAGATATATGGGGCTTTTATTGATGGTTATATTGAACAAGGGAATGAGGAAGTGGCAGAAGTGTTGAGGAAGGAAATGTCGGAAACTCAAATGCAGGAGAAAGAGAAATAG
- the LOC133882107 gene encoding uncharacterized protein LOC133882107: protein MKYNEISHFSHPQHKLRFEYTEFPFKCDGCKEVGIGSRYKCGICDFDLHMHCAIPTPSITHPFYTKCSFQFLSRPPGNVARFCNACEKDITGFVYHCKTCGFDLHPCCAKLPMMLDDGEVKLYLYRKVSSACHKCGRKGRSWSYRSTCKKYNLHVACVREMLMESWPDIYVGRGKARSLETRIPSLKNTLQNHHHKSKGSKVKKCCEMAGLAVQFVISAVLGDPTTLIAGVIGSFMSR, encoded by the coding sequence atgaaATACAACGAAATATCCCACTTCAGCCACCCGCAACACAAGCTGAGATTTGAGTACACAGAATTTCCGTTCAAATGCGATGGGTGCAAGGAGGTAGGCATAGGGTCGCGCTACAAATGCGGCATATGTGACTTCGACCTCCACATGCACTGCGCAATCCCTACACCCTCCATCACCCATCCTTTCTACACCAAATGCTCCTTCCAGTTCCTCTCCCGCCCGCCGGGCAATGTCGCGCGCTTTTGCAACGCCTGCGAAAAGGACATCACGGGGTTTGTCTACCACTGCAAGACGTGCGGGTTCGATCTCCACCCATGTTGCGCCAAGCTCCCCATGATGCTCGACGATGGGGAAGTCAAGCTGTATCTTTATCGGAAAGTGAGCTCAGCCTGCCACAAGTGCGGGCGGAAGGGGAGGAGCTGGAGCTATAGGTCTACGTGCAAGAAGTACAATTTACATGTGGCGTGTGTCAGGGAGATGCTCATGGAAAGCTGGCCGGATATCTACGTTGGACGTGGAAAAGCTAGGAGCTTGGAGACCAGAATTCCTAGCCTAAAAAATACGCTTCAGAACCACCACCATAAGAGCAAGGGGTCGAAGGTGAAAAAGTGTTGTGAGATGGCTGGATTAGCCGTGCAGTTTGTTATATCGGCGGTGCTCGGAGATCCGACGACTCTGATTGCCGGAGTTATAGGGTCCTTTATGTCACGGTGA
- the LOC133881955 gene encoding S-protein homolog 5-like encodes MSNLSLVLLVLALCMISEPLICNAYRLHIENGFQRALLGAHCKSKNNDLGLHLIPAHSEYNWGFAGNFLRTTLYFCDLSWEGGHLTFDVFHYDEHFLKTYCPHPSSDCRWRAQEDGIHAYNFGTRMYDFVYKWRPPHP; translated from the coding sequence ATGAGTAATTTATCACTAGTCCTGCTTGTGTTGGCTCTTTGCATGATCAGTGAACCACTAATCTGCAACGCTTACCGCCTTCACATTGAAAACGGGTTCCAAAGAGCTCTTCTAGGAGCTCATTGCAAGTCCAAAAACAATGATCTTGGCCTCCACTTGATCCCTGCCCATTCCGAGTACAATTGGGGTTTTGCAGGCAACTTTCTTCGCACCACACTCTACTTCTGCGACTTGTCGTGGGAGGGTGGGCATTTGACCTTCGACGTCTTCCATTATGATGAACATTTTCTCAAAACGTATTGTCCCCATCCCAGTTCAGATTGCCGCTGGAGGGCTCAAGAGGATGGGATTCACGCCTACAATTTTGGGACTCGAATGTATGATTTTGTGTATAAGTGGCGACCACCACATCCTTGA
- the LOC133881958 gene encoding S-protein homolog 1-like codes for MDVQKMSYLAVLLLVLALCMSQPLIANAGKFVVHVENGLKNDILQAHCKSGDDDLGLQYISVNKEFQWSFGINFWQSTLFFCNMSWVGGQRTFDVFWVNNIFFRKYCPHYDCLWRAQEDGIYLFNYESSEYEFQYKWEPRQI; via the coding sequence ATGGACGTACAGAAAATGAGTTATTTAGCAGTACTCTTGCTTGTCTTGGCTCTTTGCATGAGTCAACCGCTAATCGCCAACGCTGGCAAGTTCGTGGTTCACGTTGAAAACGGGCTCAAAAATGATATTCTACAAGCTCATTGTAAGTCCGGAGACGATGATCTTGGCCTCCAGTATATCTCTGTCAATAAAGAGTTCCAATGGAGTTTTGGCATCAACTTTTGGCAGAGCACACTCTTCTTCTGCAACATGTCGTGGGTGGGTGGACAACGGACCTTCGATGTCTTCTGGGTTAACAACATTTTCTTCCGTAAGTATTGTCCCCATTATGATTGCTTATGGAGGGCTCAAGAGGATGGAATTTACTTGTTCAATTACGAGAGTAGCGAATATGAATTCCAATATAAGTGGGAACCACGACAAATTTGA
- the LOC133881694 gene encoding plastid division protein PDV2 isoform X2, with protein sequence MEDGGIGLVLARATELRLKISNCIHKATPTTPSNGPEQEYDDKEQEEEDDEEMERLLNICDALESLENQLSSLQQQQRYEREVALTEIENSRKMLLDKLKEYKGEDLEVIHEASAFACETVEPNNDLLLPPYPSRPPKSLCLENGYLPQFAKSLRNGKITSDPTNEVKKNVSESARSQTQTGSQDSRKGLGFFVGAAGKTVLTLVGVVTVLSMSGFGPNFAKKDSIFKVLGLFQQPAAEKRRSNIQCPPGKVLVVENGEARCLVKERVEVPFSSVAAKPDVNYGCG encoded by the exons ATGGAAGATGGGGGAATTGGGTTAGTGCTGGCGAGAGCCACAGAGCTCCGATTGAAAATCAGCAACTGCATCCACAAGGCGACCCCCACTACTCCTAGCAATGGCCCGGAACAAGAGTACGACGACaaagagcaagaagaagaagatgatgaagaaatgGAGAGGCTTTTAAACATTTGCGATGCCCTCGAATCCCTCGAGAACCAGCTCTCTTCCTTGCAG CAGCAACAACGATATGAAAGAGAAGTGGCCCTTACTGAGATTGAAAACAGCCGTAAGATGTTACTTGATAAGCTCAAGGAGTACAAAGGGGAGGATTTGGAAGTTATACATGAAGCTTCTGCTTTTGCTTGTGAAACAGTAGAGCCCAACAATGATCTGCTGCTGCCTCCATATCCAAGCCGGCCTCCAAAGTCTCTTTGTCTAGAGAATGGCTATCTGCCACAGTTCGCTAAGTCTTTACGAAATGGAAAAATCACCAGTGATCCAACAAATGAAGTGAAGAAGAATGTCAGCGAGTCAGCAAGAAGTCAAACCCAGACTGGGTCACAAGATTCAAGAAAAGGGTTGGGATTTTTTGTAGGTGCAGCAGGCAAGACAGTGCTCACTCTTGTTGGTGTGGTGACTGTATTAAGCATGTCTGGGTTCGGACCTAATTTTGCAAAAAAAGATTCCATTTTCAAGGTTTTGGGCTTGTTTCAGCAACCAGCAGCTGAGAAAAGGAGATCTAATATTCAATGCCCTCCTGGGAAAGTCCTAGTGGTGGAAAACGGAGAAGCTCGGTGTCTTGTGAAAGAGAGAGTTGAAGTACCATTCTCATCAGTTGCTGCAAAACCAGATGTAAACTACGGGtgtggttag
- the LOC133881957 gene encoding S-protein homolog 5-like, translating to MSNLSLVLLVLALCMISEPLICNAYILHIENGFQKALLGAHCKSKNSDLGLHLIPAHSEYNWGFAGNFLRTTLYFCDLSWEGGHLTFDVFHYDEHFLKTYCPHPSSDCRWRAQEDGIHAYNFETQMYDFVYKWQPPHP from the coding sequence atgaGTAATTTATCACTAGTCCTGCTTGTGTTGGCTCTTTGCATGATCAGTGAACCGCTAATCTGCAATGCTTACATCCTTCACATTGAAAACGGGTTCCAAAAAGCTCTTCTAGGAGCTCATTGCAAGTCCAAAAACAGTGATCTTGGCCTCCACTTGATCCCTGCCCATTCCGAGTACAATTGGGGTTTTGCAGGCAACTTTCTTCGCACCACACTATACTTCTGCGACTTGTCGTGGGAGGGTGGACATTTGACCTTTGACGTCTTCCACTATGATGAACATTTTCTCAAAACGTATTGTCCCCATCCCAGTTCAGATTGCCGCTGGAGGGCTCAAGAGGATGGGATTCACGCCTACAATTTTGAGACTCAAATGTATGATTTTGTGTATAAGTGGCAACCACCACATCCTTGA
- the LOC133881695 gene encoding hemoglobin-2 has protein sequence MNTLEGRGFTEEQEAVVVKSWNAMKPNAGELGLKFFLKIFEIAPSAQKLFSFLRDSNVPLERNPKLKSHAMSVFLMTCESAVQLRKAGKATVRESSLKKLGAVHFKHGVVDEHYEVTKFALLETVKEAVPEMWSPEMKIAWGEAYDQLVAAIKSEMKPSS, from the exons ATGAACACCTTGGAAGGAAGAGGGTTCACAGAAGAGCAAGAAGCTGTGGTGGTGAAGTCATGGAATGCAATGAAGCCTAATGCTGGAGAGTTGGGtctaaaattcttcttgaa GATATTTGAGATTGCACCATCAGCTCAGAAGCTCTTCTCTTTCTTGAGAGACTCAAATGTTCCTCTCGAACGAAATCCAAAGCTTAAGTCCCATGCCATGTCTGTCTTTCTGATG ACCTGTGAATCGGCAGTGCAACTCCGGAAAGCCGGCAAAGCTACCGTGAGAGAGTCAAGCTTGAAAAAGTTAGGTGCTGTCCACTTCAAGCATGGGGTGGTCGATGAGCATTATGag GTCACAAAGTTTGCGCTGCTGGAAACTGTCAAGGAAGCGGTGCCAGAAATGTGGTCACCGGAGATGAAGATTGCATGGGGAGAAGCTTATGATCAGTTGGTTGCTGCTATCAAATCTGAAATGAAGCCTTCTTCTTAG